The Niastella koreensis GR20-10 genome includes a window with the following:
- a CDS encoding NAD(P)H-binding protein, with protein MKITITGSLGNISKPLAELLINNGHEVTIISSDPKKINNIEAVGAKAAIGSVSEVPFLTNAFKGADAIYTMVPPNWAATNYRQYIKETGNNLRAAIKASGVKKVVNLSSIGAHLSEGTGPIAGMHDVEQTLNTLDGVVVKHLRAGFFYINFFFDIGTIRHMGVMGNNYGSDAKMVLVHPNDIAIAAAQELQGSFAGKSFRYVVSEERTIAEIVKVLGAAINKHDLPWVQFSNEETYAGMTSAGMSPAIATTYVEMGTAIKSGILFEDFEVHKPQVWGQIKLPHFAHEFAAVYNAQQ; from the coding sequence ATGAAGATCACCATTACCGGTTCGCTGGGAAATATCAGCAAACCACTGGCAGAGCTATTGATAAACAACGGTCATGAAGTTACCATTATTAGCAGCGACCCCAAAAAAATTAACAATATTGAAGCTGTAGGAGCAAAGGCAGCGATCGGTTCCGTGTCGGAGGTGCCATTTTTAACCAATGCATTTAAAGGGGCCGATGCCATCTATACCATGGTTCCTCCCAACTGGGCGGCCACCAATTACCGCCAGTACATTAAAGAAACAGGTAACAACCTGCGGGCAGCCATTAAAGCATCCGGGGTAAAAAAGGTGGTGAACCTGAGCAGCATCGGCGCACATTTGAGCGAAGGCACCGGTCCTATTGCCGGCATGCACGATGTGGAACAAACGTTGAATACCCTCGATGGCGTTGTGGTTAAACATTTACGGGCAGGCTTTTTTTACATCAACTTTTTCTTTGATATCGGCACCATTCGCCATATGGGTGTTATGGGCAATAACTATGGCAGCGATGCCAAAATGGTATTGGTTCATCCTAATGACATTGCCATCGCCGCAGCGCAGGAACTGCAAGGCTCTTTTGCTGGAAAAAGCTTTCGCTATGTAGTAAGCGAAGAGCGAACAATCGCCGAGATTGTTAAAGTGTTGGGCGCAGCAATCAACAAACATGATTTGCCCTGGGTGCAGTTCAGCAATGAAGAAACCTATGCGGGTATGACCTCGGCCGGCATGTCGCCCGCCATTGCCACCACGTATGTTGAAATGGGTACTGCCATAAAAAGCGGTATTTTGTTTGAAGACTTTGAAGTACATAAACCGCAAGTGTGGGGACAGATAAAACTCCCCCATTTTGCCCATGAGTTTGCGGCTGTTTATAATGCACAACAATAA
- a CDS encoding voltage-gated chloride channel family protein, translating into MIKKLNNRFEHLSILNHLLRWTLLTTPVSFIVGSLVALFLWLLEKATETRWQHDWLLYLLPLAGILIYAVYKYLGKNAEAGNNLIMEEIHEPGGGVPTRMTPLVLATTIITHLFGGSAGREGTAVQMGGSMAALLGRWFKLNQQDLSILLMCGIAAGFGAVFGTPVTGALFALEVLTIGRINYKALLPCFMASVLADFTCSAYGIHHTAYHITFKSVAASNISFLHFDYLLLAKVILAGVLFGLAGYLFSELSHTIKNYSNRFIKIKWLIPVIGGIIIIGLTFALGTRDYLGLGVTNPDPDGVSIVSAFTPGGATYFSWFWKILFTAITLGMGFKGGEVTPLFFIGATLGNTIAVLTGAPVDLMAGLGFIAVFAGATNTPIACTIMGVELFGGDYILYYAIACFTAYYFSGHTGIYLSQRIGLSKTQEGDATTNTTLKQIREKRISKRKFF; encoded by the coding sequence ATGATAAAAAAACTTAACAATCGCTTCGAACACCTTTCTATCTTAAATCACCTGCTTCGCTGGACGCTCCTGACCACCCCGGTTTCTTTTATTGTAGGCTCCCTGGTGGCGCTGTTCTTATGGCTGCTTGAAAAAGCCACTGAAACCCGCTGGCAGCATGACTGGCTATTGTATTTACTGCCATTGGCGGGCATCCTGATCTATGCGGTGTATAAGTACCTGGGTAAAAATGCCGAGGCAGGCAATAACCTCATTATGGAGGAAATTCATGAACCGGGTGGCGGTGTTCCTACCCGCATGACGCCCCTGGTGTTGGCCACAACTATAATTACGCATCTGTTTGGCGGGTCTGCAGGCCGGGAAGGCACTGCCGTACAAATGGGTGGCAGTATGGCTGCGCTGCTGGGCCGCTGGTTTAAATTAAATCAGCAAGACCTGAGCATTCTGTTGATGTGTGGGATTGCTGCGGGCTTTGGCGCCGTGTTTGGCACGCCGGTTACCGGGGCCTTGTTTGCCCTGGAAGTGCTTACTATTGGCCGCATAAATTACAAGGCACTCCTGCCCTGCTTTATGGCCAGTGTGCTGGCCGATTTTACCTGTTCGGCTTATGGCATACATCACACCGCTTACCACATCACCTTTAAATCGGTTGCTGCCAGTAACATCTCCTTTTTGCATTTTGATTATTTACTGCTGGCAAAAGTGATCCTGGCCGGCGTTTTGTTCGGACTGGCAGGCTATCTTTTTTCTGAGCTATCGCATACCATCAAAAATTACAGCAACCGCTTTATAAAGATCAAATGGCTGATCCCGGTGATCGGTGGTATTATTATTATCGGTCTAACATTCGCGTTGGGCACCAGGGATTATCTGGGATTGGGTGTTACCAATCCCGATCCTGATGGGGTTTCAATTGTTAGCGCCTTCACACCCGGCGGCGCCACTTATTTTAGCTGGTTCTGGAAGATCCTGTTCACGGCTATTACGTTGGGGATGGGTTTTAAAGGTGGAGAAGTAACACCGTTATTTTTTATTGGCGCTACTCTAGGCAATACCATTGCAGTACTCACCGGCGCCCCTGTTGACCTGATGGCCGGCCTTGGATTTATTGCCGTATTTGCCGGCGCCACCAATACGCCCATTGCCTGTACCATTATGGGGGTTGAACTCTTTGGCGGCGATTATATTTTATACTATGCCATTGCCTGTTTTACTGCTTACTACTTCAGCGGACACACGGGTATTTATTTGTCGCAACGGATTGGGTTGTCAAAAACGCAGGAAGGCGATGCTACTACTAATACAACGCTGAAACAGATCAGGGAGAAACGGATCAGTAAAAGGAAGTTTTTTTGA
- a CDS encoding winged helix-turn-helix transcriptional regulator, producing the protein MTKVKEQSTRNQNKGISELACPITYAMNKIGGNWKCTILYYLMSGPKRYSELKKLIPAITEKMLAQHLKQLKEDNLVAKKEEQIKPPITIYSLTPAADELRPILLAMANWAIKDNKEQFEHLMKEQV; encoded by the coding sequence ATGACAAAAGTAAAAGAGCAATCAACCCGCAATCAAAATAAAGGCATTTCAGAACTGGCCTGTCCTATCACATATGCAATGAATAAGATCGGCGGTAATTGGAAGTGCACCATTTTGTATTACCTCATGAGCGGTCCTAAACGCTATAGCGAGTTGAAAAAGCTAATACCTGCCATTACAGAAAAAATGCTGGCGCAACACCTCAAGCAGTTGAAGGAAGATAACCTGGTAGCCAAAAAGGAAGAGCAGATAAAGCCCCCTATTACTATTTATAGTTTAACGCCGGCGGCAGATGAACTGCGGCCTATTTTACTGGCAATGGCCAACTGGGCTATTAAAGATAACAAGGAGCAGTTTGAGCATTTGATGAAAGAGCAGGTGTAG
- a CDS encoding formylglycine-generating enzyme family protein, which produces MGYIKYKGWVVSALLFCWVPLLAQQRNGFVLVPKGVYEVSKNANTQAPLRKVSIDSFRIAIYETTNRQFDAFVAATGYITDAEKLHNALVFEPGLDEFRWMEDSTACWRYPNGVTHGGINNRMDHPVTCISFHDVQAYCAWAKVRLPTLDEWEIACRAGTRTNYFFGDNDKAIQSYANIWHGHDHKKADTIDGYMYTSPVGHFKPNPWGLYDMYGNVFEFCTGKISPNEKPTIAHARGGSWWCSKNACHAFNSYNIGQVHIRASFSNQGFRVVKKTSFY; this is translated from the coding sequence ATGGGTTACATAAAATATAAAGGTTGGGTAGTTTCTGCATTGCTGTTTTGCTGGGTTCCCTTGTTGGCACAGCAACGAAATGGTTTTGTACTGGTGCCGAAAGGCGTGTACGAAGTGAGTAAGAATGCCAATACCCAAGCACCTTTGCGCAAAGTATCCATAGACAGTTTTCGCATCGCCATCTACGAAACTACTAACCGGCAATTTGATGCTTTTGTGGCGGCTACCGGTTATATAACCGATGCGGAAAAATTGCATAATGCCCTGGTGTTTGAGCCGGGGTTGGATGAATTTCGCTGGATGGAAGACAGCACTGCCTGTTGGCGATATCCGAATGGCGTTACGCATGGCGGCATTAACAACCGCATGGATCACCCCGTTACGTGCATCAGCTTTCACGATGTACAGGCATATTGTGCCTGGGCTAAGGTGAGGTTGCCAACACTCGATGAGTGGGAGATTGCCTGCAGGGCAGGCACCCGCACCAATTATTTTTTCGGGGATAACGATAAAGCAATCCAATCATACGCCAACATCTGGCATGGTCACGATCACAAAAAGGCCGATACCATCGACGGGTATATGTATACTTCTCCCGTAGGGCATTTCAAACCCAATCCCTGGGGACTGTACGACATGTACGGCAATGTGTTTGAGTTTTGTACAGGTAAAATTTCGCCAAACGAAAAGCCCACCATTGCACATGCCCGCGGAGGCTCCTGGTGGTGTAGCAAAAACGCCTGTCATGCTTTTAACTCCTACAACATTGGGCAGGTGCACATTCGTGCTTCCTTTAGCAACCAGGGATTCAGGGTGGTCAAAAAAACTTCCTTTTACTGA
- a CDS encoding DoxX family protein, whose translation MNKTSFLILRLGVATSMFGHGLVRLLKLNGFSHWMVGSFQKSFLPAAIVVPFSYALPIAEFVIGVLLLIGLFTRLALIAGAGAMILLIFGTTTIENWDAIPTQLLHLIFFAVLLQFIQSNTWALDKQLQKK comes from the coding sequence ATGAACAAAACCTCATTCTTAATCCTCCGCTTAGGAGTGGCTACCAGTATGTTTGGCCATGGCCTTGTACGTTTGCTTAAATTAAACGGCTTTAGCCACTGGATGGTAGGCAGCTTTCAAAAGTCATTTTTGCCCGCGGCAATTGTAGTGCCGTTCAGCTATGCTTTACCTATTGCAGAATTTGTGATAGGAGTATTGTTATTGATCGGACTGTTTACCAGGCTGGCACTGATTGCCGGCGCTGGAGCCATGATCCTGCTGATCTTTGGTACTACCACGATCGAAAACTGGGACGCTATACCCACGCAACTGTTACACCTTATATTCTTCGCGGTATTACTGCAATTTATTCAAAGCAATACGTGGGCGTTGGATAAACAACTTCAGAAGAAATAA